The following are encoded in a window of Salinibacter grassmerensis genomic DNA:
- a CDS encoding ammonium transporter, whose product MRIRTFLLSVAGLLLVPIGVDAMPASDPTNVAEALQSAEQAQTNLDYVWTILAAALVFFMQAGFALLESGFSRAKNAVNIIMKNVMDASAGALVFFAVGFGLMFGTSWGGLIGTDGFFLTGTGDQPQTWVYAFYFFQAVFAATAATIVSGAVAERIKFSGYLIFSVTITGLIYPVFGAWAWGGLFNGSGWLEALGFIDFAGSTVVHSVGGWAALAGALVVGPRVGKYADDGTPRNIPGHSLPLAALGVFILWLGWFGFNAGSTTAGSTAIAKIAMNTFVAAGAGAVAAMAITWIDGGTPDATMTLNGVLGGLVGITAGCAALTPPYAILTGAIAGVVVVYGTRALEWYVDDPVGAIAVHGLAGAWGTIAAGLFNSAGFSLSQVGVQFVGVAAAFLWTFPISYLIFSIIDAAIGIRLNGKKETVGLDRMEHDVEAYPEFTMDGDRQAPAPETDEVVAR is encoded by the coding sequence ATGCGGATACGCACCTTTCTTCTTTCCGTCGCTGGTCTTTTGCTGGTTCCCATTGGGGTTGACGCCATGCCGGCGTCGGACCCCACGAATGTCGCCGAGGCGCTGCAGTCGGCGGAGCAGGCGCAGACGAACCTGGATTACGTCTGGACGATCCTCGCCGCGGCGCTGGTCTTCTTCATGCAGGCGGGCTTTGCGCTGCTGGAGTCCGGCTTCTCGCGGGCGAAAAACGCGGTGAACATCATCATGAAGAACGTGATGGACGCCTCGGCCGGGGCGTTGGTCTTCTTCGCGGTCGGCTTTGGGCTGATGTTCGGCACCTCCTGGGGCGGCCTCATTGGCACCGACGGCTTCTTCCTCACCGGCACGGGCGATCAGCCGCAGACTTGGGTCTACGCCTTTTACTTCTTCCAGGCGGTTTTTGCGGCCACGGCGGCCACCATTGTCTCCGGCGCGGTCGCCGAGCGCATCAAGTTTAGCGGCTACCTGATCTTTTCCGTCACCATCACGGGGCTCATCTATCCGGTGTTTGGAGCGTGGGCGTGGGGCGGCCTGTTCAACGGAAGCGGCTGGTTGGAGGCGCTCGGCTTCATCGACTTTGCCGGATCGACGGTCGTGCACAGCGTTGGTGGCTGGGCGGCGCTGGCCGGGGCGCTGGTCGTGGGGCCCCGCGTGGGCAAGTACGCGGACGACGGCACGCCCCGCAATATCCCGGGGCACAGTCTGCCCCTGGCGGCGCTCGGCGTATTCATCCTGTGGCTCGGGTGGTTCGGCTTCAACGCGGGCTCCACGACGGCCGGGTCCACCGCGATCGCCAAGATTGCCATGAACACGTTCGTCGCGGCGGGGGCTGGGGCGGTGGCGGCCATGGCCATCACCTGGATCGACGGTGGCACGCCGGACGCCACGATGACGCTGAACGGCGTGCTGGGCGGGCTGGTCGGCATCACCGCGGGGTGCGCAGCCCTCACGCCGCCCTACGCCATCCTCACGGGGGCCATCGCGGGTGTTGTGGTGGTCTATGGCACCCGCGCACTAGAATGGTACGTCGACGATCCGGTAGGAGCCATCGCCGTGCACGGGCTGGCCGGTGCCTGGGGGACCATCGCCGCGGGCTTGTTCAACTCCGCCGGCTTCAGCCTGTCGCAGGTGGGCGTGCAGTTCGTAGGGGTGGCGGCAGCGTTCCTGTGGACCTTCCCCATCAGCTACCTCATCTTCTCGATCATTGACGCCGCGATTGGCATTCGCCTCAACGGCAAGAAAGAGACGGTCGGGCTCGACCGCATGGAGCACGACGTCGAGGCGTATCCGGAGTTCACGATGGACGGGGACCGTCAGGCCCCGGCGCCCGAGACGGACGAGGTCGTCGCCCGGTAG